The genomic stretch TCGCTCTGCAACTCGGCCTGGCGCTTCTTGGCCTCGGCAAATTGCGCACGCAGATTGGCGATGGTCGGCGATTGCAGCGCCTCGGGGATCGCGCCGGCGTCGGTAGCGGCGCGGCGGCTGGCTTCGATCTGGTCGTATTTGGCTTGGGCGTCGAGCGTCAGCGCCCGCGCCGCGGCGAGTCGCTGGTTGCTGGCGGAGAGCTGCTGGTCGCTGATCAGCGTGTCCTGGGTGCCGACGAAATTGTTCTGTGCCTTGTAAACCGCCAGCGTGTTTTCGGCGTTGCGGAGCCGTTCCTGCAATTCCTTCAGCCGGCCGGAGAGGTCGTTGGTCGCGCGCCTTGCGGCGGTGGCCTGCGACTGCTTCGATTCGGCGAGATACGCCTTGGAGATCGCGTTGGCGAGCATCGCCGCCTTTGCCGGGTCATACGACCAGACGTCGATGTCGACGATGAAGGTGCGGTCGGTCTTCTTCACATTGATGTGGCGGTTCAGCGCTTCCAGCGCGCCCATTTGGACCAGCTTCTGCTGCTCGGCGGTCGGGCGGAACTCGATCCCGAACAGGCCAAGCAGCGAAGCGAATATGCCTTTGGCGCCGGTGCCGCCGAATTCGGGATCGGTGTCGAGACTGGTGTCGCGGATCACCTGCAGCAGCACATTGTTGGAGGTGATCAGGCGCGCCTGGCTCTCGACCACCATCGCAAGGCCGGAAATATCCTGGGCGCGCGGCGTCAGTTCGCGATCGACCAGCTGCAATTCGCGAGGATCGACGTAAAGCTGGGCGCTTGCAGTGTATTTCGGTGACAGGCTTTTGCCGATCGCGACCGCGACGCAGGCGCAGATCAGCGCCGCCGAGGCGATCGCGATTTTCCGCTGCCACAGCAACTGGGCCAGATCCAGCACGCTGAAACCGGCAGACGCCGATACCGGCGCGGGCATTGCGTCTGGTTTGGCCTGGTTTATCGGCTCGTCATAAATAAGCATCGACCCCAGCTTCCATTCCAACTGCCGCACGCTTCGGCTGAGGGGTTACTCTTCGGGTTACGCCACGCGCGCTGCAGGCCACCGCGGAAACAACGCACACAGGAAAATTAACCATACTCATTGAGGGACTATTCACCGAAATGGCAAACAAAGCGTTTAAACGCGGGCACATCGCTGCGCCTCCGCCATGGTCAGGGCCGGGATTTTCCGGCGCGCCGCCGCCTCGAGGGCGTGATCGACGAGTGCCGGCGAACAGCCATAGGGGCTTGGCTTCTCGGCGACGTCGTGGCCGTAGAAAATTAACCATCCATTATTCTCTTGCGCCTCGTCGAAGGCGCGCTCGATCCCGTCGCGGGTCATCTGGCGATCGATCAGCGGCATCGCGCGAAGGAACTGCATGTCCACGCTGCCGCAGTTCACGCCGGGGACGATGCTGCGGCAGGACACGAACGCGTCCTTGAGCATCTGCTTTCGGGCGAACGATCCGTAGCCGAACGGATAGGCGAAGGTCCCGATCTCGATGGAGGGATCGAGCGAACGAAAATAAATGCGGTTGCGCGCGATCTCGTCCGCCAGCGACAGCTCGTCGAGATCGCAGGCGCGCCGATGCGAGAAGGTATGACAGCCGATCTCGTGGCCGCGACGATACAGCGACACGACATCCGCGGCGTCGCCGGAGTCCCAGTCGGGGGTGTTGACGCCGACCAGGCCGCCCGACACATAGAACGTGCCGCGCGCGCCATGCGCTTCGAGGATTTCGGCGCCGGTGGTCACCGCGCTGCTTGGAAGATCGTCGAAGGTGAAGCTGACCATCGGCGTGGCATTGCGCAGCCTAACCAGGTCGACGTGCAGATGCATCGCCAGCCGGTGGCTGACCTTCACCCGTGCCTCGGACAACATCGCGTTCATTTTCATCGCTTTCGCAAAATCACGTGGTAGTCGCCGTGCCGCACGTCGGTCTTGCCGGGCAGGAAAGAATTCATCGCTGTGGCGACGGCATCGACCAGGGCGGCGAACAACGGCTTGCGCCGGCGCATTTCCGGATAGCGCGGGCTCTCGTATTGCCTGCGATAGATCATCTGCAGGCCGTGCCTGTCGGCAAAGGCTTCGAGATTCGACAGCGTGACCAGCGGATGGAAGTGGGTCGGGAACGGCGCGCAGCCGGGCAGGCCGGCGTTTTTGTCGCCGCGCACATGGCGGTAGAACCAGACATGAAACCAGTGCGGCGAGTATTTGGTGACGACGCCGGACAGCGATCTCGGATTCGGCGCGCCGATCAGGATCATGCCGTTCCGCTTCAGCGACTGGCAGAAGCCGAGCAGGGCGGCTTCGACGTCGGGCACGTGCTCGATCACATTGTAGCAAATGACGAGATCGAAACTGTCGGGTGCGAAGCGATAGGTCTGGATGTCGCCGAGGATCGTCTCCTGCGCGTAATCATTGTTGCGGATCTGGTCCTCGTCGATATCGACCACGGTGACGTGGGCGCGGCGCAGCACGTTGAGCGGCAGGAAGCTGGTCGAGCCGCCGCCGGCCTCGTAAATCGCAAGGCCGGCCGCGGGCAGTCTCGCCTCGAGAATGCTGTGAACGGTCAACAGGCTCTGCCGCGCCTCGCCGGGTGGCAGATCGAGCAGGGATTGCGGATGCGTCGGCGCCGGCTTGACTGCCTTGTCGGCGGGAGACGCATGAGCAGGATTGAGAGCTAATGTCTTGGTCATTGGTTCATCCAATGTTGATGTTTGCGAATTTGGTCCGGAACATCGCAACGCCGGTCTTCAGGCGCCCGCGAATCCGGGAAATGTCGAACCGCCAGCACAGCGCGGCGTAGGTGACGAGCCCGGCGCCCGCCAGCACGGCGCAGGCGGCCAAATCCGCAACATGCAAGCTTCGGTCGAGCGCGCCGACGATGATCGCCATCACCAGTCCGGCGATCACCGTCAAGGCCAGCCGGCCGAGCGGAAGCGGAACCGGGAAGGCAAAGCGGCTGAGCAGCAGCGCACCGGCAAATCCGAAGGCGTCGGCGCCGAGACGTGCCCAGGCCGCGCCGACGGTGCCGTAATGGTCGACCAGAACATAGGTCAGGATCACATTGGCGACGATGATCGAGGCGGTGTTGATCAGATAGAACGCGTTGCGGCCCGACAGCAGGAAGCTTGCATGCAGATATTGCTGCGTCAGGATCTGGAAGATCACGGCGACGGCGACGATCGGCATGGTCTGCGCCGCCAGTTCGCGGAAGTCGGCGCCGAGAATGACGTTGGCGACGTGGGAGGAAATGACCGCAAAGCCGAGGCAGGCCGGCAGGGTGATGCTGAGCAGCAGTTCGACGCATTCGGCGAGATGCGAGCGTACCGCCGCGTCGCCTTGCCTGGTGTGGATCTGCACCGCGAGCGGGAAAAACGCCGCGGCGGCGCTCATCGCCGGCATCATCAGGGTCTGCCGGACCAGGTCGAGCGCTGCGACATATTTTCCGGCGTCGGCGGCGCCGACCAGATTGGCGATCATGAAGCGGTCGGTGACGCTGGAAATTCCGAGCAGGGTCAGCGACAGCGTCAGGGGCAGGCCCGTCTTCGCCAGGGTCGCCAGACGGGCACGGTCGAATGTGATTGTCGTGCCGCGCCAGGCGGTACGCGACTGCACCAGCACCGCGATCAGATAGGCCAGCGCGGACGACAGCAACAGCATGAAGCCGGCCGGGCTGACGAGCGCCACGACGACGCCAAGGCCGAGCACCGCGACGGCGCGGACCAGGGTAGCCTTCATGACCGAGAATGCCATCAGCCGGGCGCGAACCAGATCCTGGGTCAGTTCGAACAGGCCGATCGCGACCGAGAGCACCACCGCCGCCAGTGCCGCCGTCGGGTCCAGCCCGAGCAGCCGCCCCAATCCGTACGCGATCGGCGCGGTCAGGCAGCAGATCAAATATCCCGAAATCACCACGCCGCGGACGTCGGTACCGTCGTTGCGCGCGTGGCCGCTGAGAATGAGATTCCGGAACCAGCCGACCAGGAAAACGCTGACGACGGCGGCGAAGCCTGTGCCAAGCAGATAGATGCCATAATCATGCGGCGACAGCAGCCGGGTAAATATGAAAACGCTCAACAGTCCCAGCAACGCCGAGAGGATGTTGGCGGTCAGATTGATACTGGCTTGCCCGATCAGCATAGGGCTGCTAGCCCCGCCGGTTCGTCGGTGAGGGCTAAGGGAGCAAGAATGGCGTCGCTCTCGGCGATCGCTGCGCGAATGGTTTCGACCGGTGTGCCGGAGAAGGATGCGATCGAGAACGCGACGTCGTGCCTGTTGGCGCTCTCGAGCAACCGCTTGAGTTCACCTTTGCTCAGCGTTGGCTGTTCCCAATAGCTGACGCATGGCGTGGTCGGGACGGCGCGATGGACAGCGGAAAAAACCGGATCGTTCTCAACGAAATATCCGTACAGCATGTATTCGGAGAACTCGCGGGTCTTGCAGAGGGCGTCGATCCAGTCGAGTCCGGTCACGGACTCGATTCTGGAAGTCAGGGCGCGCGTGGTCTGCTGGTCCCAGATTATAATGTGTCCGATGAAGTCGGATGCCGGGAGTGTCGGTGCGGGGTATCCCAGAAGCTGATGGCTGGTATCGACCCAGCGCGAATGGCGCGGTTGGGCCGCGATGACCGCGTTCTCCATGGTCAGAAGCGGGATCGGATTCGGGTACTCAAAACGCGACAGGTCGAAATCCCGAAAAAACACAACGTCTGAATCCAGGATGCAATAGCGCTGGTGGGGCAGCGAGATCGTTGCGGCGATCTTCAGGAATTGCTGGACGTGCCAGCCGCTCACCGGCTTTGCCCGCAATGACCACCAGAACTGCCGCCGCTTGCGCTGGATGATGCGCGGCAGCGGCCGCAGCCAACCCGGCAGGTAGGCCGACGCCGGAATCACGACGCGCCGTTCGCTGGCGAGATGGGCGAACAGCGGCAGGTCGCAGTCGGGAACCAGCAGATAATGCTTCGAGAACGCGATGACGTGACGATCCACGCTCTCGCACAGCAGCGTGCAGAGCTCGAGGTCGCGCCCGTAGGTTGGGGTTAACAACGCGACGGAATTCATCTCGCAGGTCTCTCTGGCGATAACATTCACGAGCAGTTCTCTGGGTGCCGTTTCCGTGTGCCAGTCAATGAGCAAGATCGATGCCGGACCGCGCCGCGCGCGATTGCTGCGGTTTGGTGTGGTTAACTTTGCGCGCGCTTAACCATCGCGTGACGGTTAACCGCGCGTGGTAACCATCGTTCAAGCCGCATTCGCGCGCCGCAGCCGCACTGAACTGCCATTGCCCGGAATTTGCAGAGCCTGAGCCGGTATCGCCGAGGTGGTTCGGCGAAGGTATGGACGCATGACGATAGGGTCGCATTTCCGGCCGAATTTACTCGCGGGCGGCATCAGGGCCGCGAGGTCAGTTCTTTTCGGCACAACCGGACTGTCCGGGATGTCCGCTTTTGGCACGGCGACGGCCTTCGCCGCGGGCGGCTCCGAACCGGCGTCCGCGCCATGAAGTACCGTGCCGATATCGACGGCCTGCGGGCGCTCGCCGTCCTGCCCGTGCTGTTCTACCACATCGGCGTTCCCGGCTTCTCGGGCGGCTTCGTCGGCGTCGACATCTTTTTCGTTATTTCGGGCTATCTGATCTGCGGCATGATCGACGCCGACATTCGCAACAGATCGTTCTCGCTCGGCGATTTCTACAAGCGCCGGATCCTGCGCATCCTGCCCGCGCTGTTCGTCATGTTCCTGGTCACCAGCGTCCTGGCCTATGTCTATTGCCTGCCGGTCGAGTTGCAGGACTATTCGAGGAGCCTTGCCGGCGCGGTCGCGTCGGTCTCGAACTTTTACTTCGCGCAGACCGCTGGATATTTCGAGGCGGCGGCCGAAACCAAGCCGTTGTTGCACACGTGGTCGCTGGGGGTCGAGGAGCAGTTCTACTTCATCGTGCCGCTCTTGATGCTGCTTGCCTACCGGTTTGCGCCAAGGCGCGCAAAACTCCTGTTTGCGGTCGCCGCCACGCTCTCCTTGGCCGCCGCGCTCGCGGTCAGCTATCGAAACCAGACCTTTGTCTTCTACCTCACGCCATTTCGCGCGTGGGAGCTGGCGCTCGGCGCACTGCTTGCGATCGGGTTTATCCCGGCACCGGAAACCGGGTTCTGGCGAAATCTCTGCGGTGCCACGGGATTGTTGCTCCTGCTCGGTGTCATTTTCCTCGGATCGTCATCGGCGCCGCTGCTTCTGATGACGTCGCTCGCCAGCGTTGGCGCTACCCTGGTCATTGCCTCCAGCGAGCGCGGGATTTCGCAGGTCGGACGGTTGCTGTCGCTGTCGCCGATCGTATTCATCGGCCTGATCTCCTATTCGCTCTATTTGTGGCATTGGCCGCTGACGGTGTTCCAGCGCACCGACGCGCTGTTCTCGGCCGACTCGCCCGCGTCAGCCAAGCTGACGCTGATCGTCTTGTCGGTCGGTATCGCCTATCTGTCGTGGAAACTGGTTGAGCTCCCGTTCCGTGCGCTGGCGCGCGAGACGTCCAAAGCCGCGGCTTTCGGTGCGGCGTCGACAGCGATAGCGGCGGTGTTTACGCTGTGTGGATTGACGCTGATCGTCGGCGGGGCGCCGTCGCGTTTTCCGGATCGCGCCGTGGAGATCGGTGCCTATCTCGCCTACGATTCCTCAACCCAGTTCCGCACCGGGCACTGTTTCCTGTTGACCAACCGCCAGCAGTTCGACGCCGAGACCTGCATGAAGTTGGATTCGACGCGGCCGAATTATCTGCTCGTTGGCGACAGCCATGCGGCGCATCTCTGGTCCGGTCTGGCTTCAGCGATGCCGGAAGTGAACATCATGCAGGCCACCGCGAGCCTTTGCCGGCCGGCCGTGCTGCCGGGATCGCGATACGATACGCGGGTGTGCCGAACCCTGATGCAGTATGTGTTCGACGATTTTCTCGTCAATAACAAAATCGACAAGGTTCTTCTTGCCGCATCGTGGAAAGACGAAGACCTGCCGATCCTGTCGTCCACGCTGGAGATATTGAAGTCGAGAGGCGTCGACGTCACGGTGCTCGGGCCGATCGTCGAATACGACGCGGCGCTGCCGCGGCTACTCGCCGACGAAATCCTGCGCGACAGCCCCGCGTCGGCAAACGCCCGACGCACGCCCGGCATTCGGGAGCGCGATCTGGCGATGCGAGAGATGGTGACCGCGCGTGGCGCGACCTACCTCTCGGTCTATGACGCCGTTTGCCACAATGGTCATTGCGACGAGTTCGCGGATGACCGCGTTCCCATGCAGTTCGACGCCGGCCATCTCACGGCAAAGGGGTCCGTTGAAGTCGGACGAAGGCTTTCAGTCTTCTTGAGGAAATTTGCGAGCGCAGACCATGCGTCGAACTGATCGAACGCGCCGCCATCGGCATCGGTCCAAATGGCCGGCACTTGTCCTGATGGTGTTCGTACTGGGCAGCCTTGCCTCGGCTGGAAGTGACGCACGTGCCGCGTCGCGCGGATTCTCAAACCCGGCGAAGTTTGCGGGTGCGTTCGTCGATTGGGGGCCGGTGGGTCGCGAACGCATGCTGCAGGCCTGGGAGAAGTGGCTGAAGCAGGAGCCGTCGTCGGTGCTTGGCGTCGACTTCTATGGGCAATCGACCTGGGACGATCTTTACAAATTCGGCTGGGTGCCGGGAATCTGGAAAAAGCTCAACCCGGCGCGGAACGTGGTTTGGTCGGTGCCGCTGACGGTCAAAGGGACGCCGCTCGCCGACGTCGCCAATGGCCTTCACGATGCCGAATTCGATGCGGCGGCGCGCACGATCGCCGAAGCGCAGCCAAAGGCAATCATCCGCCTCGGCTGGGAAATGAATCTTTCAACCATGCCGTGGTTCGCCAAGGACCAGGAGGCCGACTACATCAGGGCGTTCCGGCGCGTGGTCGGAATATTCAGGCAACACTCCGCCGATTTCAGCTACGACTGGTGTCCGGGGTGGGGCGCCCAGGACAGCGCCGCGGATCTGGCGTATCCCGGCGACGACGTCGTCAACACCATCGGCCTCGATGTCTACGATTTCAAGCACGAAGGCTCGGTGGAGGAGCGATGGGACCTCTTCTATGTGAAAGCACCGTTCGGCCTGGAGTGGCACCGGGACTTTGCGGTCCGGCACGGCAAGCGCATGAGTTATCCCGAATGGGGCGTCGGCAATGCCGGCGACAATCCGTTTTTCGTCCAGCAGATGCATGACTGGTTCGTCAAGAACGAAGCCATTATCGGCTATGCGGCCTATTTCGACGTCGATGGATTGTGGCCCACGCAGATCGACAACGATCGGTTTCCGAGGTCGCAGCAGCTGTTCAGGCAACTGTTCAGCCGCTGATGCCCCGGCCCGCGCTGTTTAGCTCGGGTTAACGCCGTCCGTTAACCGTCGCAAGAAATCGGCGCGGCAAGGCGCGCTGCCGGACCGGATATTGCAACAATGCCCTTGTAACGTTTGGGTTCCGAGAGCTTCCCGGAACGAACCATCGTGCCGGAACGACGATGTCCCGATATCGCGGAGCGATCCCGTTTCGGGACGATGACAGACAGCCGCCGAGAATTCGCCATGAGCCAGATTTCGACCGGATTGCCCGAAGACGTTGACACCACGCCGGATGCGTCGCGCGCATGGGTGGCGATCTCGCCGGCGCTCGATCCTTCGATCGAGATCGTGGTCTGCATTCCAAGTTTCCGTCGGCCGCAGCACCTGCGGCAGACCCTGGAGTCGCTTGCCGGGCAATGCACCGGCCGCCGCTTTGCGGTCGTCATCGTCGAGAACGACGCGCTGCGGACCGAGAGCGTTCCGGTTGCGGCGGAATTCCTGGCGTCGGGCAAATTTCCGGGGCTCTGCGTCGTTGAGCCGCGCCAGGGCAATTGTCATGCGATCAACGCCGCGTTCGAGACCGCGCTGGCGACGTTCCCCGCGGCGACCGATTTTCTGATGATCGACGATGATGAAATCGCCTCACCGGACTGGCTCGAGCTAATGGTGTCAGCAGCGGAGACGACGGGCGCCGACGTGGTGGGCGGGCCGGTATTGCCGAATTTCGATGACGCGCTGAAGCGCGGGCTGCGCCGTCATCCGGCCTTTGCGCCGGCCTACGACAGCTCGGGCCCGGTGCCGGTGATCTATGGCTGCGGCAACTGCCTGATCCGGCGGCCGGTGTTCGCGCGCGTGGGCGCACCCGCCTTCGATCTGCGCTTCAATTTCCTCGGCGGCGGCGACACCGATTTCTTCTACCGTTGCCGGCGCCTCGGCATGGGATTTCACTGGGTGTCAGAGGCCACCATCAATGAGACCGTGCCACAGAGCCGGACCAGCCTGAGCTGGCTGATCACGCGCGGCCTGCGGATCGGTGCGATTAATTATCACGTCCAGCGCAAGGCGACGCCGACGGCCTGGTCGCGGATCAGGCTTGGTCTCAAATTGTTCGCGGCGCTGCCGCTGTCGCTGACCTACGCGGTGCGGGCGTTTCTGGCCGAACGCAAGCCGAGCATCGCCATGCACCCGATGACGGTGGCCGTCGGCGGCGCGCTGGCCGCGATCGGCATCGAGCCGCAGCCTTACAAAGCCTCGAAGATCGTCTCGTGAGCCAGTTCGTCACCACCTCGCAAGTCCACGCCGTCGTCGGCGAGATCCGGCGCCAGCAGGTGATGGACATCGTTCGCGGCGCCGTGTTCGTCGGCGCTTTGCTGCTGGCGTGGGTGACGCTGCGGCCGTTCGAAGACCTCTCCACCATGCAGATCGGCGACGTCACGACCGGCAACGAGGTGATGACCTATGCGGCATTCGGCGGCCTCGCGGTGCTGGCCGTCGCACTCGCCATGCACGACAACATCCAGGGGCTCAAGACGCTGTTGTCGCCGGCGTTCGTGCTGTTTACCGGCTGGTTGTGCCTGACGGTCGTGCTGTCGTTCGACCCGAGCACGTCGATCCGGCGCTTCACTTTGTCGGCCTGCGTCGTCGCGGTCGCGGCGGCGCTGCCGCTGCTGGCGAAATCGCAAACTGAAATGATGCGCTGGTTCAGTACCGCCACGCTGGCCTTGCTGGCGATCTGCTATCTCGGAATATTGCTGGCGCCGCATCTTTCGATCCATCAGGCGACCGATCTGCAGGAGCCGCAGCTCGCGGGAAACTGGCGCGGGTCGTTCGGCCACAAGAACATGGCGGCCGCCATGATGGCGATGCTGCTTTTCCTCGGCATCTACCTCATCCGGGCCGGCGGGTGGATTGCCGGGGTTGCGGTGGTCGGCCTGTCGTCGCTGTTTCTGTTCTATTCCGCCGGCAAGAGCTCGTTCAGCCTGTGCTTTGCGGTGCTGCTGTTGACATCGCTGACCTCGGTGGTTCGTTCATTCTGGCCGCGTGCCGTGATGCTGTTGACGCCGCTGCTGCTGTTAAACCTGCTCAGCGTCGGAACGGTGATGAGCGAAAGCCTCGCCGAAATTGCAAAATTGTTGCCGCTGGATTCGAGTTTCACCGGCCGCCTCGACATCTGGACCTTTGCCGTGCAATCGCTGCAGGGACGGCTGGCGACCGGTTACGGCTTCGCGTCGTTCTGGGGCAGCAGCGCCATCCAGAACCTGCCGGAAGGCAAGGAATGGGCGGCCTACGCCTCGCACAGCCATAACGGCTATCTCGACAGCACGCTCGGCATGGGTCTGCCCGGCCTGCTGCTTTTGATGGCGGCGATCGTCGTCAAGCCGCTGCGCGATTTTCAGGGCACGGACGAGGGAGGCAACAACGGTCCGCTGGCGATGGTGTTTCTGCGGATCTGGCTGTTCGGGCTTTATTTGTCGTCGATGGAGAGCTTCTTCCTCGACCGCGCCGATCCGCTGTGGTTCACGTTCCTGGTCGCGATGTTCGGCCTGCACTATCTGGCGCGGTTTCGCGCGCGGGCGTGACGTTCATTCGTTCGACGGCATCACCGATAACCTTTTCACAACTGAATCTTGGTGTAAAGTATGAGCACTTAGAGATACAATCTAAAATTGATATTTGGGGGCTACAGTGAGCGATTTGGACAGGCGAATCGAAGTGGCAGTAGCGTCGGAAGTAGAAAAGCAACTCAATCGAGAGCGCACAATCTTAAAGGATGCAGGAGCAATCGCGCTCAAGATCATAGCGGGATCGTTCGTGCTGCTGTTCGCCATTTTCACCGTCTTTGGGTTGACGACGTGAGCTGCACCCGGTTCCGAGGACACCGAGTTAGGTGTTTTATGGAGCAGGAGGTGTGTCATGGAGAGACGGCAGTTTACGCGAGAGTTCAAGCTTGAGGCTGTACGCCTGATCAAGGAGCGCGGCGTGTCGTATGCGCAGGCGTCAGCAGACCTTGGCGTTCATCCAACGCAGTTGCGCAATTGGGTGAAGCAGCTGGCGGACGATCCGCAGCATGCATTCCCCGGCCAGGGCCAGATGAAGCCGGAGCAGTTGGAGATCGCGCAGCTCAAGCGCGAGGTCGCCAAGCTGAGAGCCGAACGGGACATCCTAAAA from Bradyrhizobium sp. Ash2021 encodes the following:
- a CDS encoding oligosaccharide flippase family protein translates to MLIGQASINLTANILSALLGLLSVFIFTRLLSPHDYGIYLLGTGFAAVVSVFLVGWFRNLILSGHARNDGTDVRGVVISGYLICCLTAPIAYGLGRLLGLDPTAALAAVVLSVAIGLFELTQDLVRARLMAFSVMKATLVRAVAVLGLGVVVALVSPAGFMLLLSSALAYLIAVLVQSRTAWRGTTITFDRARLATLAKTGLPLTLSLTLLGISSVTDRFMIANLVGAADAGKYVAALDLVRQTLMMPAMSAAAAFFPLAVQIHTRQGDAAVRSHLAECVELLLSITLPACLGFAVISSHVANVILGADFRELAAQTMPIVAVAVIFQILTQQYLHASFLLSGRNAFYLINTASIIVANVILTYVLVDHYGTVGAAWARLGADAFGFAGALLLSRFAFPVPLPLGRLALTVIAGLVMAIIVGALDRSLHVADLAACAVLAGAGLVTYAALCWRFDISRIRGRLKTGVAMFRTKFANINIG
- a CDS encoding glycosyltransferase; amino-acid sequence: MSQISTGLPEDVDTTPDASRAWVAISPALDPSIEIVVCIPSFRRPQHLRQTLESLAGQCTGRRFAVVIVENDALRTESVPVAAEFLASGKFPGLCVVEPRQGNCHAINAAFETALATFPAATDFLMIDDDEIASPDWLELMVSAAETTGADVVGGPVLPNFDDALKRGLRRHPAFAPAYDSSGPVPVIYGCGNCLIRRPVFARVGAPAFDLRFNFLGGGDTDFFYRCRRLGMGFHWVSEATINETVPQSRTSLSWLITRGLRIGAINYHVQRKATPTAWSRIRLGLKLFAALPLSLTYAVRAFLAERKPSIAMHPMTVAVGGALAAIGIEPQPYKASKIVS
- a CDS encoding O-antigen ligase family protein; this translates as MSQFVTTSQVHAVVGEIRRQQVMDIVRGAVFVGALLLAWVTLRPFEDLSTMQIGDVTTGNEVMTYAAFGGLAVLAVALAMHDNIQGLKTLLSPAFVLFTGWLCLTVVLSFDPSTSIRRFTLSACVVAVAAALPLLAKSQTEMMRWFSTATLALLAICYLGILLAPHLSIHQATDLQEPQLAGNWRGSFGHKNMAAAMMAMLLFLGIYLIRAGGWIAGVAVVGLSSLFLFYSAGKSSFSLCFAVLLLTSLTSVVRSFWPRAVMLLTPLLLLNLLSVGTVMSESLAEIAKLLPLDSSFTGRLDIWTFAVQSLQGRLATGYGFASFWGSSAIQNLPEGKEWAAYASHSHNGYLDSTLGMGLPGLLLLMAAIVVKPLRDFQGTDEGGNNGPLAMVFLRIWLFGLYLSSMESFFLDRADPLWFTFLVAMFGLHYLARFRARA
- a CDS encoding polysaccharide deacetylase family protein, with the translated sequence MNAMLSEARVKVSHRLAMHLHVDLVRLRNATPMVSFTFDDLPSSAVTTGAEILEAHGARGTFYVSGGLVGVNTPDWDSGDAADVVSLYRRGHEIGCHTFSHRRACDLDELSLADEIARNRIYFRSLDPSIEIGTFAYPFGYGSFARKQMLKDAFVSCRSIVPGVNCGSVDMQFLRAMPLIDRQMTRDGIERAFDEAQENNGWLIFYGHDVAEKPSPYGCSPALVDHALEAAARRKIPALTMAEAQRCARV
- a CDS encoding class I SAM-dependent methyltransferase, with the translated sequence MTKTLALNPAHASPADKAVKPAPTHPQSLLDLPPGEARQSLLTVHSILEARLPAAGLAIYEAGGGSTSFLPLNVLRRAHVTVVDIDEDQIRNNDYAQETILGDIQTYRFAPDSFDLVICYNVIEHVPDVEAALLGFCQSLKRNGMILIGAPNPRSLSGVVTKYSPHWFHVWFYRHVRGDKNAGLPGCAPFPTHFHPLVTLSNLEAFADRHGLQMIYRRQYESPRYPEMRRRKPLFAALVDAVATAMNSFLPGKTDVRHGDYHVILRKR
- a CDS encoding DUF6492 family protein encodes the protein MNSVALLTPTYGRDLELCTLLCESVDRHVIAFSKHYLLVPDCDLPLFAHLASERRVVIPASAYLPGWLRPLPRIIQRKRRQFWWSLRAKPVSGWHVQQFLKIAATISLPHQRYCILDSDVVFFRDFDLSRFEYPNPIPLLTMENAVIAAQPRHSRWVDTSHQLLGYPAPTLPASDFIGHIIIWDQQTTRALTSRIESVTGLDWIDALCKTREFSEYMLYGYFVENDPVFSAVHRAVPTTPCVSYWEQPTLSKGELKRLLESANRHDVAFSIASFSGTPVETIRAAIAESDAILAPLALTDEPAGLAALC
- a CDS encoding acyltransferase family protein, which codes for MKYRADIDGLRALAVLPVLFYHIGVPGFSGGFVGVDIFFVISGYLICGMIDADIRNRSFSLGDFYKRRILRILPALFVMFLVTSVLAYVYCLPVELQDYSRSLAGAVASVSNFYFAQTAGYFEAAAETKPLLHTWSLGVEEQFYFIVPLLMLLAYRFAPRRAKLLFAVAATLSLAAALAVSYRNQTFVFYLTPFRAWELALGALLAIGFIPAPETGFWRNLCGATGLLLLLGVIFLGSSSAPLLLMTSLASVGATLVIASSERGISQVGRLLSLSPIVFIGLISYSLYLWHWPLTVFQRTDALFSADSPASAKLTLIVLSVGIAYLSWKLVELPFRALARETSKAAAFGAASTAIAAVFTLCGLTLIVGGAPSRFPDRAVEIGAYLAYDSSTQFRTGHCFLLTNRQQFDAETCMKLDSTRPNYLLVGDSHAAHLWSGLASAMPEVNIMQATASLCRPAVLPGSRYDTRVCRTLMQYVFDDFLVNNKIDKVLLAASWKDEDLPILSSTLEILKSRGVDVTVLGPIVEYDAALPRLLADEILRDSPASANARRTPGIRERDLAMREMVTARGATYLSVYDAVCHNGHCDEFADDRVPMQFDAGHLTAKGSVEVGRRLSVFLRKFASADHASN